In a single window of the Prionailurus viverrinus isolate Anna chromosome D3, UM_Priviv_1.0, whole genome shotgun sequence genome:
- the MPPE1 gene encoding metallophosphoesterase 1 isoform X2 — MALIRLGFGRQHLCLLRRRSLLLLKLIAVVFAVLLFCEFLIYYLVIFRCDWPEVKTPAHNSGQETLKAMFLADTHLLGEIRGHWLDKLRREWQMERAFQTALWLLQPEVVFILGDIFDEGKWSSPQAWADDVERFQKIFRHPRHVLLKVVAGNHDIGFHYQMSTYKIKRFEKVFNPERLFSWKGINFVMVNSVALEGDGCNLCSEAEAEIIEISHKLNCSREEHHSSRCIDEQPLPASAPVLLQHFPLYRRSDANCSGDDAAPLEERDIPFRERYDALSREASQKLLWWLRPRLVLSGHTHSACEVLHGAGTMEISVPSFSWRNRNNPSFIMGMLTPTEYALAKCYLPYENTVLATYCVAVGFLAVLMLAHFKLLASPLLFGWNLLRKLKTT, encoded by the exons ATGGCCCTGATCAGGCTGGGGTTTGGAAGGCAGCATCTTTGTCTGTTAAGGAGGAGGAGTTTATTGCTGTTGAAACTCATAGCCGTTGTCTTTGCTGTGCTTCTATTCTGCGAATTTTTAATCTATTACTTAGTGATCTTTCGATGCGATTGGCCTGAGGTGAAAACTCCAGCCCACAACAGTGGACAAGAGACTCTGAAAGCCATGTTTTTGGCTGATACTCACTTGCTTGGGGAAATTCGAGGCCATTGGCTAGACAAATTACGAAG GGAGTGGCAAATGGAGAGAGCCTTCCAGACAGCTCTGTGGTTGTTGCAGCCAGAAGTCGTCTTCATCCTAGGGGACATCTTTGATGAAGGGAAGTGGAGCTCCCCCCAG GCCTGGGCAGATGATGTGGAGCGGTTTCAGAAAATATTCAGACACCCACGTCATGTGCTGCTGAAGGTGGTTGCTGGCAACCATGACATTGGCTTCCACTATCA GATGAGCACATACAAAATAAAACGATTTGAGAAAGTTTTCAACCCTGAAAGGCTGTTTTCTTGGAAAGGAATTAA ttTTGTGATGGTCAACAGTGTTGCCCTGGAAGGGGACGGCTGCAACCTTTGCTCTGAAGCAGAAGCTGAAATTATCGAAATTTCTCACAAACTGAATTGCTCCCGAGAG GAACATCACTCCAGCAGGTGCATAGATGAGCAGCCGCTGCCGGCGTCAGCCCCGGTCCTTCTGCAG CATTTCCCCCTTTACCGGAGAAGCGATGCTAATTGTTCCGGGGATGACGCTGCACCTCTGGAAGAGCGGGACATCCCCTTTAGGGAGAGATACGATGCACTTTCCCGGGAGGCCTCACAAAAG CTGCTCTGGTGGCTCCGGCCGCGGCTGGTCCTGAGCGGCCACACGCACAGCGCCTGCGAGGTGCTCCACGGGGCGGGGACCATGGAGATCAGCGTGCCGTCTTTCAGTTGGAGGAACAGAAACAACCCCAGTTTCATCATG GGCATGTTGACCCCCACAGAGTACGCCCTTGCCAAGTGCTACCTCCCCTACGAGAACACCGTTCTGGCCACATACTGTGTAGCAGTTGGGTTCCTTGCGGTCCTCATGTTAGCTCACTTTAAGCTCCTAGCCTCGCCTCTTCTCTTTGGTTGGAACTTGCTCAGAAAACTTAAGACAACGTAA
- the MPPE1 gene encoding metallophosphoesterase 1 isoform X3 — MALIRLGFGRQHLCLLRRRSLLLLKLIAVVFAVLLFCEFLIYYLVIFRCDWPEVKTPAHNSGQETLKAMFLADTHLLGEIRGHWLDKLRREWQMERAFQTALWLLQPEVVFILGDIFDEGKWSSPQAWADDVERFQKIFRHPRHVLLKVVAGNHDIGFHYHFVMVNSVALEGDGCNLCSEAEAEIIEISHKLNCSREQEHHSSRCIDEQPLPASAPVLLQHFPLYRRSDANCSGDDAAPLEERDIPFRERYDALSREASQKLLWWLRPRLVLSGHTHSACEVLHGAGTMEISVPSFSWRNRNNPSFIMGMLTPTEYALAKCYLPYENTVLATYCVAVGFLAVLMLAHFKLLASPLLFGWNLLRKLKTT, encoded by the exons ATGGCCCTGATCAGGCTGGGGTTTGGAAGGCAGCATCTTTGTCTGTTAAGGAGGAGGAGTTTATTGCTGTTGAAACTCATAGCCGTTGTCTTTGCTGTGCTTCTATTCTGCGAATTTTTAATCTATTACTTAGTGATCTTTCGATGCGATTGGCCTGAGGTGAAAACTCCAGCCCACAACAGTGGACAAGAGACTCTGAAAGCCATGTTTTTGGCTGATACTCACTTGCTTGGGGAAATTCGAGGCCATTGGCTAGACAAATTACGAAG GGAGTGGCAAATGGAGAGAGCCTTCCAGACAGCTCTGTGGTTGTTGCAGCCAGAAGTCGTCTTCATCCTAGGGGACATCTTTGATGAAGGGAAGTGGAGCTCCCCCCAG GCCTGGGCAGATGATGTGGAGCGGTTTCAGAAAATATTCAGACACCCACGTCATGTGCTGCTGAAGGTGGTTGCTGGCAACCATGACATTGGCTTCCACTATCA ttTTGTGATGGTCAACAGTGTTGCCCTGGAAGGGGACGGCTGCAACCTTTGCTCTGAAGCAGAAGCTGAAATTATCGAAATTTCTCACAAACTGAATTGCTCCCGAGAG CAGGAACATCACTCCAGCAGGTGCATAGATGAGCAGCCGCTGCCGGCGTCAGCCCCGGTCCTTCTGCAG CATTTCCCCCTTTACCGGAGAAGCGATGCTAATTGTTCCGGGGATGACGCTGCACCTCTGGAAGAGCGGGACATCCCCTTTAGGGAGAGATACGATGCACTTTCCCGGGAGGCCTCACAAAAG CTGCTCTGGTGGCTCCGGCCGCGGCTGGTCCTGAGCGGCCACACGCACAGCGCCTGCGAGGTGCTCCACGGGGCGGGGACCATGGAGATCAGCGTGCCGTCTTTCAGTTGGAGGAACAGAAACAACCCCAGTTTCATCATG GGCATGTTGACCCCCACAGAGTACGCCCTTGCCAAGTGCTACCTCCCCTACGAGAACACCGTTCTGGCCACATACTGTGTAGCAGTTGGGTTCCTTGCGGTCCTCATGTTAGCTCACTTTAAGCTCCTAGCCTCGCCTCTTCTCTTTGGTTGGAACTTGCTCAGAAAACTTAAGACAACGTAA
- the MPPE1 gene encoding metallophosphoesterase 1 isoform X1 translates to MALIRLGFGRQHLCLLRRRSLLLLKLIAVVFAVLLFCEFLIYYLVIFRCDWPEVKTPAHNSGQETLKAMFLADTHLLGEIRGHWLDKLRREWQMERAFQTALWLLQPEVVFILGDIFDEGKWSSPQAWADDVERFQKIFRHPRHVLLKVVAGNHDIGFHYQMSTYKIKRFEKVFNPERLFSWKGINFVMVNSVALEGDGCNLCSEAEAEIIEISHKLNCSREQEHHSSRCIDEQPLPASAPVLLQHFPLYRRSDANCSGDDAAPLEERDIPFRERYDALSREASQKLLWWLRPRLVLSGHTHSACEVLHGAGTMEISVPSFSWRNRNNPSFIMGMLTPTEYALAKCYLPYENTVLATYCVAVGFLAVLMLAHFKLLASPLLFGWNLLRKLKTT, encoded by the exons ATGGCCCTGATCAGGCTGGGGTTTGGAAGGCAGCATCTTTGTCTGTTAAGGAGGAGGAGTTTATTGCTGTTGAAACTCATAGCCGTTGTCTTTGCTGTGCTTCTATTCTGCGAATTTTTAATCTATTACTTAGTGATCTTTCGATGCGATTGGCCTGAGGTGAAAACTCCAGCCCACAACAGTGGACAAGAGACTCTGAAAGCCATGTTTTTGGCTGATACTCACTTGCTTGGGGAAATTCGAGGCCATTGGCTAGACAAATTACGAAG GGAGTGGCAAATGGAGAGAGCCTTCCAGACAGCTCTGTGGTTGTTGCAGCCAGAAGTCGTCTTCATCCTAGGGGACATCTTTGATGAAGGGAAGTGGAGCTCCCCCCAG GCCTGGGCAGATGATGTGGAGCGGTTTCAGAAAATATTCAGACACCCACGTCATGTGCTGCTGAAGGTGGTTGCTGGCAACCATGACATTGGCTTCCACTATCA GATGAGCACATACAAAATAAAACGATTTGAGAAAGTTTTCAACCCTGAAAGGCTGTTTTCTTGGAAAGGAATTAA ttTTGTGATGGTCAACAGTGTTGCCCTGGAAGGGGACGGCTGCAACCTTTGCTCTGAAGCAGAAGCTGAAATTATCGAAATTTCTCACAAACTGAATTGCTCCCGAGAG CAGGAACATCACTCCAGCAGGTGCATAGATGAGCAGCCGCTGCCGGCGTCAGCCCCGGTCCTTCTGCAG CATTTCCCCCTTTACCGGAGAAGCGATGCTAATTGTTCCGGGGATGACGCTGCACCTCTGGAAGAGCGGGACATCCCCTTTAGGGAGAGATACGATGCACTTTCCCGGGAGGCCTCACAAAAG CTGCTCTGGTGGCTCCGGCCGCGGCTGGTCCTGAGCGGCCACACGCACAGCGCCTGCGAGGTGCTCCACGGGGCGGGGACCATGGAGATCAGCGTGCCGTCTTTCAGTTGGAGGAACAGAAACAACCCCAGTTTCATCATG GGCATGTTGACCCCCACAGAGTACGCCCTTGCCAAGTGCTACCTCCCCTACGAGAACACCGTTCTGGCCACATACTGTGTAGCAGTTGGGTTCCTTGCGGTCCTCATGTTAGCTCACTTTAAGCTCCTAGCCTCGCCTCTTCTCTTTGGTTGGAACTTGCTCAGAAAACTTAAGACAACGTAA